The Triticum aestivum cultivar Chinese Spring chromosome 4B, IWGSC CS RefSeq v2.1, whole genome shotgun sequence sequence gagagagagagagagagagagaggagggggggggggggggggtggatgattTGTGTGTAGGTGAGTGGAAAGAGGGTCATGTACACAATATTTATACACGGGCCATCAAGGTGTTTTGTCTTGTGGTTTGTTGTTTGGCAGTTGAACCGGTTAGTTTCATTATATGAAATCGGACGGGGTGGCCCATCTTTTGCTCAAAAAAGGTGTTTTGTTGTAGGTAGGAGAGGGGAGTCTTAATTTGAGGCACTTAAGAGCGCAGCATTTATGCGCTGCCTAACCAAAACAAGGACCCAGTGATCATCAGAGGAATCACATGCGGTCAAAATAACGCGTAGAAGTACTCTAGATTTTCAAACAGGGTTATTATTGGGTTTGCGGTACGTTGCTAGCCATCATATTAATTGTGCTCAGGTGGACAACCAGCAGTACTCAGTATTattgctactacctccgtcctggtttattagtcttcattgtaatttgtgctaaattttcacCAAAGATTTACTTgacaaaatattagtgcatgtcatcaTAGTTATACCATTAGAAATTGTAGGGTACTCCTACAATTGATGAGTGGAGTATGATAGAGTAGTATCGTACTCCATCCATTGGAAACGCATAGCGTATTTTTCTCTCATTAGAACAAAAAATGGCCAATAATTACACTATTAGCATATAATTCAGTGGTATATTTTTGCTCCTGTGGCAAAGAACTTGGACACAACATATTGACGATCATCATGTTAGTACTCTACTCTACTAGTATGTCATAAAAACCGACAGTCGCATGGGTGGTACCAGCACAGAATTTATCATGCCTTCAATTCCTTGTGTACATTATTAAAGTTAGAACAGTGATTTTCAAACATGTCCTGCTTGTTTGGTTGAGTGCTACGTACCTGACCGACTTAAAGAGGCCTGCACTAGTAATTCCCGGTACGCACGGGCAGCATAGATCTGCTATGTGTGGCGCCTACTAATTCCATCTACTCCATGGTTTATCAGAAGTTCAAGACGCATGGTTCCTTCCACTTAACCACTTGCTTGCACAACGCTAACATTGATGGGATGAGATAGGAAGACGACAACAGAACAAGAACCATCAAGAGAGGCGGCGCATCATCTACCAAGGTCTACTCCTTTTGTTTAGTAAACATGAAGGAAACCTCCCCAACGGATCATCGGTTGGGAGATGCATTAAGGCATTAGATGCCCACCGGCCGACCACGTGTCGTCGTTTTACATATGGGAAAATGATAGGGGACTCAGTAGTAAGAGACTAGCTAgggaattcaaaaaaaaaaaaaacaagttcAAGTATGAAAAGTAAACATACGGGACAAGAACACAAATATGTCCTACTAAAAATAAGAAGCACGCGCCAAGTGACCGGCACATCAGTGGCTAGGTGCCCGATCAGCGGGTCCATCATACTGCCTAGACGATCTCAGTTCTACTGCTCAGAGAGCGGGTGTCAGTGCTGCAAAAGGTATAGAAATTTAAATATGAAGTCAAAGGCCTGGCGCAAGAAGACCAATTCGATAACCATCTTGTTACACATCGTCCAAAGGGTCCGGGTCAACGCCACGAACACTAACCAGAAGAGGCATCTCCTCCTATCTATCTGATTTGTCCAAGTTTCCAAGAAATGACCGATCTCGCAAACAGAACATGGATTGGCTAGGAGTCCACCTCTTTGGAGTAAAATCGACATTTGCTGATACTTGCTGCACAACCGTCTCATATACTCCCTCGGTCCCTTCGGATGAGAACATTAGACTGGCAGGAGAATATAGGTCGTCGATTTAACAAGCGAAACATATACAAAATCTAATAAAATATTTGTTTAGAAACTTAATTTgacaacatttttttttcaaacaaGGCTTACCCCCTTTAAATTAtcatttttttagaacgaaggctcgcgaTGATCCCGGCTTTGTATTAACAAAACCATCAACCGGTCAGGAATTACAACACAACATCAAGCACATCGGCCGAACGATACAAGGGAGCACCCTAGTAAGCTTACAACTCAACGCAGTATACTAGCTCAAAACATAAAGAAGAGGAAGCCCAAGCTAGTACACGCTGCAGACCGCAGCAAACAAGAACCAAGGACTACGACCAGTATGAGCACGACGAGGACCTGCCGAAACAGAGTGGAGTTGTGAACATGATTGAGTCCAAGGTAGGAGGAATCCAAGCATCTTCCTTGGCTCTCGCCGTAGAGGGACCCTACCCTCTCGCCTTGGATCGAAAGGCGCCGCCGACGGACATGAGAGACGCTCACCCTAGAGCAGGAGAGATGCCGACCTCGAGTCCTGGAATGGGCACAGAGGACAACCTCCTAGGACATGAGCACACCTCATCTGACACACCGACGCAACCTATGACACCTGAAAAACAATGGGAAAGCCACCGGGAGCAGCCACTGAAGAACGAGCAGTGAGGACATCAAGAGAGGCCGCAGAACGACGATGAGCAAGAGTCATCGGCCGCTGAAGAGAAACACCAGGTGTCCACGGCCAGGACGTGTTGCTACTGCCGGGAAGAGGAACCCTATCCCCTACCGCTGGATCACAAACGTCGTACCGCCGGAGAAGAGCCAAACACGCCACCGCCGAGGAGCACCACCCTTGAGGGGAGCGGGGACAGACTTCCATGCGAACCAGACCAACCGCTGCCACCTGATAATTAGAGCCGCCAAAACTCCACCTTTGCCGCCCCTCACCCGAACGCAAACTCCCCAGGCGGCACCTCCAAGGAGGACACGACGCGCAGCGCGCCGTCACCGCCCAATCCAAGAAGGATTTTGGGCTTTCACCCGGGAGGGGAACGGGGGTGGATAGGGGTGGGACCTCGGCTGCACCTCCAAGGAGGAAGGGCGACGCCCAAGGGCGTCACTGCCGCCGGGCCGGACCAGCCGAGCGATGGTTTCCCACGGTCCCAAAACCACACCACCGGGCACCCATCAACACCATCTCGGCGACCGAAGCGGCTGAAAACGGTGAGGATGAGGGAGCTGAAGGGGAGGGGAGCCGAACCTCAGATCTGACGAGGAGGGGGATCTCCACGCCGCAGCCACCACACACCGCCGTCACACCAGTTGTTTCCCGGGCTATATTCTTCAGTATGTTAGCAAGTGTCTTGGAAATTACTAGTTACTTCATATGATACATTACATAGGCTTACATGGACTCTATTTCAGGAATCAGAACAGTAGTAGTCATGTTCCAATCATTAGGAAACATGCTTCATTAACCGCTTGCGGCACCTCTTGTTATaaccggcatattaggggcttagcccagtgggttgtggcccaagttatcttatcgttataagaggtttagcccaattatcttattgttattagggtcgtttgcttaggagtcaagtaaatccctctatataaggagaggagatgtatcaatctaatcaagcaaagaagcaatcattatttgcccgacttcccttagggagccgggagacctaaccctagccgcctcttgtgccgccgccgcctctccctctcgcGCACGACGACGCCTTGCCGACGGCGACCGCGAGCTTCGCCACGTccagccccctccttcccctacaacctacgccctagaccCGGTAGGGTCCCagctcctaccaatttggtatcaggtagtTTGAGTCCGATCATGTCTGCTCCACCACCCACCCCGCCGCtgtccaccaccgccgccctcttCACAACGCCGCTCTCCACCGCGCCGCTAGCGCTTCCCACCGCGTCGATTGACTCCACCGCGGCGGCCTCCACCGGCCAGTCGCCGCCGCATGCCACCGTCTACTCCCCGGCAGAGATCACGGAGTCCTTAATGGCCTCGTCGCCGCCATCCAGGGCATCCACCTCTACCTGGCCGGGCCTTACGGGCAGCCGCCGCCcttgccgccggccgccgccacgaccGGGCCAGCCGCCCTGCCCTGGTACGCGGCCACCACGGCGCCGATCGGGCCTCTACACCACCACTGGCCCGGCCAGCCGTTGCTCATCATCGCCCCCACTGGCTGCAGTggccggccccggcgctcgccgcGCTCCCGACGCCCCCCGGTTCCGGGATTTACAGCCACAACCCCAGCTATCGGCCCCGCCGACGCCCGCTGCCACGCCtcaatggccacagtggccggccctGGCCCTCGCTGCGCCGTGCACGTCAGCCGGGTCCGTGCCGCCGCAGCCGCAGCTGTCGGCCCCGCCACCGCCCAACATGGGGACCGGGTCACCCACGCAGGGAGGCGTCCCGATCTAGCAAGTGCGCttcccgccgtcgccgtccccgatACCGGCCTGGCTGACCGGATCATCACCGCCAGCCGTCTACACGTTGGCTGGAGAACCGCCAACGCCCACTCTGTAGTTCGGCGATCCCTCCGGGTCGACGGGGTACTTCTCGGGCCACGACCATGCTGACTGGGTGCCCCAATCCTCGATGCTTCACACCTCCGAGCCAGTTGGCCACGGCGCTCCGACTCAGACACCGCCGCGGTTTGCCAAACTGgacttcgccacttatgacggTACGGAGGACCCCCTTAACTGGTTCAACTAGTGCGAGCAGTTCTTTCGCGGGCAGCACACCCTCGCCTCAGAGTGTACCTGGCTCGCCtcttaccacctccgcggtgtggcacagacctggtactacgccctcgagcgggacgagggcagcatgcccccttgggagcgcttccgtGAGCTCTGCCTCCTTTGTTTTGGGCCACCGATCCGCGGGAGCCGCCTGGCAGAActaggccgccttcccttcacctccacggttcaggacttcgccgaccatttccaggccctggcatgccacgcgTCGGGCGTAACGGCGCAGCAACGGGCCGACCTCTTCAtcggtggacttccggatcacatcggcgtggacgtggagcttcggggaccccaggatcttcagacggccatgtactacgcccgcgtgttcgagcgccgcgcggtggccatccagcaggcatcACTGTTCCGGGCCGCTGGGCCGCTACCCTGGCCGGAggttcccgcgcagggtcggcctgctcaggcttccgcggcacccctTGCCGCGACCGTGGTACACCCGTTCTGCCGGCTCACCtcggccgagctactcgagcgtcgccgccaagggttgtgcttcaactgcgacaaGCCGAATACGCACGGCCACGTCTGCCCGTGACTCTTCTACCTCGAGGCTGTagactacattgaggaggacgccgtcgacgccgacctggccgccccagctgttgtgaaggtgtttgacgctggttgatcacctcgaggagttcagcaagcgctttcccaccttacagctcgaggacgagctgtttgtgcaggcggggagaagtgttatgaccggcatattaggggcttagcccaattatcttatcgttacTAGGGTCGTTTGCTTAAGATTCAAGTAAATCCCTCTATATAAGGAAatgagatgtatcaatctaatcaagcaaaaaagcaatcattatttgctcgacttcccttagggagccggggAACCTAACCCTAGCCGtctcttgcgccgccgccgcctctccctctcgcGCACGCCGGCGCCTTGCCGCCGGCGACCGCGAGCTTCGCCACGTccagccccctccttcccctacaacctacgccctagaccCGGTAGGGTCCCGGCTCCTACCACCTCTTTAGTAAGTTCATCCCCAGTTATGTGCCAAGACAACTTACGAAAATAGCATGCGGGGCATCGGGGCCAAGGAGCCATAAAATCCCCTATATCGAATGATGCTTTTTAAAAAAGAAAATAATCCTCCAGGGAGCAAGGATCCAACAACATAGTATCATTCATATATTGTGTAAACCAAGGAATATCACTTTGCTCAACACCTCCTCCAGACGTTCAGTTTGCCCACCAGATAATAGAATTGAGAAGTAATCCTCAGCATGATTCGAACCGCCGGGTTTGGGAGATGGTTCATCACACCGACCTCCAGCCCAACGTCCGGCGATTCTCGCAGAAATGTCTGGTATCTGGACGATCCCGCGAGACCGAAATCATCGACCGAGAAGCATATCGTGAATGGGACACCGACAATGACGACAACAATGGAGCATTAGGCCGGTGCATCGGTTGGTTGGATCTCTTGGAGAATCAGATTGACAAGGAGAACGTCTTCCTGTGCACCAGTACAAGTGTTGCGCGTAAGCCTGCTACCTTGGGCACCTCCAAGCTCAAGTCACTGATCTTTCCCCAGTATAATTTGGATGAGTATTTTCTGCTTATATGCAGGTGTCATATGTGTATGTATACCCCTGCAGGATCAACATACGTTCTGATCAGAATGGTTCAGGAAAGGTAGTCAGCTAATGAAACGATATTAGCGACATATGTATCATTTGCTCACCTGGACATCTAGGGGTTATGATTGGAATCTTGTTCTGCTGACCATCCGTAATCATCTGAGATAAATGGTACTACTACCTCtataccaaaatataagacgtttttgcagctcaattgaactgcaaaaacatcttatattttggtacggagGTAATGGTATAGAAGGATTTCGAATAGGAAAAGGTCAAGTTTGAAACTCTTCTGTAAATTTAGACTAGCCTTTTACAATGTTGTAATTGCCAGGTGGAACTACTGGTTCTTTACATATACATGCACAGGCTGAAATTATTTACACAACAAATTTACATGGTACACCCATCTACATTTTACAACACAGAGAATGACAACCAGATTATCACACAGAGAATGACAACCAGATTATCATACAGAAGCAGACCTCCCAACAGAGACACTGAGTGTTATGTTAGTAGAACTGCAGAAATCATATGGAACCAAAAGAAAGGATTCTGTAGGGTGCAGACCTTCCCACTCCTTTGCATTTGTGACAGAGGCCTTGAGTTGCATGCAGTTTTCAGGGTTTCTCGTACTGGCCGCTTCGATTTCGTAGGAGAACTTCCAGTTCAAATCGCCTGTCCTGAGGCAAACCACGGAAAAGGCATGCCCGAAGGGTGTCATGTTCTTGTTCAGGAGCAGGAAGAGGTGATCGTCCTCTCCAAGAAGAACAAGAAAAGGCAGGGACGCCTCCAAGTTCACTTCAAATGACTGGCCATAAACGAAGTGCAAGAAATCGGCACTGTGGTGGTCGACGAGGAAGTGGCCTGACCAACGTCCTGTGAAGCCTCTGTATCCACAGCCAGGAATAGGGCACATCAAGGGAGCAAAGAAGCAAGATTCTTCATGAGTGTTTCTTTGCGTGTAGCTGACCAACTCGCAACAGCCCCACTTGGCATATGCGCAGGAGGACTTGATTGACTCGACAATCTTCTCCAGTGCAATGTTCCGTGCAAAGATCGCATCATGAGAACAAACATGACACTTGTTGCTGAGCATGGACCAGCAGGACAAGCATGCTACATGGCCATTTTGGCACTGGAAAATACACAAAACAAGATGTGATCATGCAATAGCCATCTAAAACTCTGCCTCTTATAACAAAAGGTAGCCTTCTCGAAAGAAGTGCGTCCACTCTGCCTTTGCAGCTTAATTCATGCCTTAAATATATGCCAACAAATTATAATGGATCACATGGCTTTTAGCTTTCTGGAGTTGACTGTATAAGTTCAGAAAAGTAAACTGTATGCATGTCAGTATGTGTTTAGAACCAGCCATGGAATGGTTTTCGCTGACGATTTCTATCAGATTCCCTTGCGCAGTGATGCTCCATGATGGTTTTAGCAGCATGGCGCTCTTTCTAGCAGTACAGGTGAGTCCTCCGTGTGCTTATAAGCTGTGGTGTTCCGTCTAAGCTGATACAGTTAAGTGTTAACGAGGTTTGTCTCTTTGTTAGTAACTTATCAACTGAAACATGTAATGACCTTCAGAACAAACCCAGGTACCTATATAATGGAAGAAAAGGCACAGCTCGGTGAGGGAGGAATCTGAAGAGAAACAATATACCGTGAGACTTCAACTATATAGAGTAGATCAGTGTGATCTTTATTTCTTACTTGCTCGACAGTTTGACAATTACTTGATCTAGAACGTAAAAGATAGAAACTGCTGTTTCAGAAGGAAATGAAACAGAGCAACCAACCAAAGGGAAATCAGAGTGCCTTGAATCCCAAAATTAGTTCTCCTTCCATATGCAGAGATTTGTGTCTGGGTGTGGCCAAGACAAATTAGGATCAGGACGCTGTGTGAGTGTCAGACCAGTTCAACTGGTTCAGTTGACAGGACTAATGGGGATATTGACTCAAGAATGAATTTACAAAATTGTTCTGTGGTCTCAGTGTCCTAAGGAACTGCTTAATTTGCTGCCTATCATCATCTCTGATCCCCTCTTGCCATAGCTATGGATTTTCTCAATTAGCTCAACAGAAGCGATGCCAGCTTAATTAGCGAATTCCGATAATTAGGCACGGCAGAGGAGAGATCAAGCGGCAGCAGCATGAATAATGTGGCAGAGCAACATCCCTTCCTTCGTCCGGTCAATTTTTAATTTAGTACCTGGTAGAGGGGAGGGCAGAGGGGCTCGAAGCAGATGGAGCAGTCGAGCAGGTCCGGGTCGATCCGCATGCTGATCCCCATCGCGTTGCCATCCCCGCCGGCGCCGACCCTCCCCACCTCCCGACCGCACCCCGCCACCGCCCTCTCCTCCCGCTCGCCGCCCGCGACCTCCAGTCTCCGGGCCTTGGGGGGCGGCCCTCCACCGGCCGCGCCGTCGTCAGGCGCCGGACTtccgtccctcttcctcttgtcgGACCCAGCGGCGGCGGGTGGAGGGTcttcgtcggcgtcggcgtcggcgaagGAGAACTTGGCCATGGAAGGAAAATGGAGTAACCAACCGTATTTCTTGGGGGTCTTCTTTTTTCCTTCTTGGGGGTGTTCGTTTTACAGCTGCGAGGGGATGCACGCCACGTTGGATCGTTTAGCCCACCATCATGTCACTGACTCGTGGGGCCTGGGGCACCtgtcaattactccctccgttccataatataagacgctttttgacactgcACTAGTGAAAAAATGTTTTACAttattggacggagggagtacaaacaaAGGTATTTTGGTTGAGGCCCCCCCTCGTGTTAAAATCAGACAAGTGTCCTCCATCGATTTTTAAAATCAGACAAGTGTCTTTAAAAAAATCTAACAAGTGTCGATCGATTTCCGACACGCACTCCTCCCTCCAACGCGAGCCAAACCGCATGTGGCCAATGGTGACCGCACACCTCGCCGCTCGGCCTTCCATCAAAACCTTCCCTCCTTCGTCGGTCGGCGCTCGAGGCCAAACCAACACCCGCACCCAAACCATCAATCTCTTGTTGATGACCCCGCCGGCGGTCAGCCATGACATCCTCGCCCCTCGTTCGTTCATTCATGGCAAGGCTTCACCGAGGATGCCATGTCCAGCTACATCGCTCCCGTCTCCGTCTCCTCGTAGCTTTGCTTCTTCGAAAACCGAGTGACATCGATAATGTTATTTAGGTGACTTTCAAATAGCAAACGCGCAACATTTATCTTTGTGAGTTGTGACTGCCCAAGGGCTCGTCCACAAACGAGAagagtaagagcaactctagcagaccccgcatcccgccggcccACAAAACACATTTGCGGTTCACGCAAAACCGCTTTTGCAGGCTAGCTcgggctggcacagatgcagaccccctgtgacgcccccgattcaatcgtgcactaatcatacactaatcatacacgcaaatgtgtacgatcaagatcagggactcacgggaagatatcacaacacaactctatatacaaataaaaaataatacaagctttatattacaaggcaggggcctcgagggctcgaatacaaacgagtcagcggaagcaataatatctgagtacagacatgagttaaacaagtctgccttaagaaggctagcacaaaagcaacattgatcgaaaaggcaaggcctcctgcctactcctggtcgtcggcgtctgtcacgtggtagtaggcaccctcggggtagtagtagtcgtcggcggTGGGAGCGGTCTCAggggctccgtcatctggttgcatcaaacaGATATGAGGGAAAAAAGAAagcaaagcaaacgtgagtactcatccagagtactcagcaagcaaggatctacactacatgtgcaacattatcaaaggaagactgtatatgtggactgggctacagaaatgccataatagaggggaaagcctagtcctatcgaagactagtgttggagatataactattggtatgacccgcccaggaggggccgggttatattTACAAATACTCTTGAAGCACAGACCCAGGAtggagatggcggttcagttaagggcccaaagcccagaggcgacttaaggcctatAGTGATAAACTGCCATGTaggcgtgacttgtattgtaaggaaagaatagttaagagaccgagccggatgctgtttatgagccggccgggactctgtagagccgctgggcgtcgacctctgtatataaagggacgacccggcggcggttcaagggcaagtaacatcaactcgagagctaggtcaaacgatttgctccctggttatcgagacataagtaatcccactcaaaactggatcgtaggcttttaccttcaccgtaaggtgccgaaccagtataaaccccgtgtcctttgtcccgatcaccccctttaagcttcctagttgcgatggcctcacaatgaagtcctttcacaaggacatctgccgtgacaattccacgacagttggcgcccaccatggggccagcgcatggtggatttgagttcttgaagggcagcttcgaagggctcaagggatacgctgtgggtcggatgaccaagagtcgtcgcgacaagctctacatcgactaggctggggccccgacgccggctcaattgagtacgagtaccgggtccccttcggcggaattcacgtcttcatcggcaagatcggcgagccgggccctaagtcggacatctgcaccgacctcgtcgagacgactcagcgtgcaagacccgcccgggctccgcctgagatgaagcgtgccttcgtgggatgcgtccacgAAGGGCTCTCAGAAGGATCTGAATCTAACGGTGAGacagccatctactctgatggcgagtcatccacaggtgagacagattcattgtatcaactacaagacggcgggcttgagggctgtttcgatggcagcagtattccggattgcctcgagccgccgagcagggtcggaatcttcatggccggcacacaacctatCCAAGACTCCACAACTGTTGCAGCcataacctccgggtcagcagcagctggggcaggaggccctgtgcgctcgccggctcaggtgttgatggatctcacagataagctAACCGCTCTGTTAACCGCCGTAGTCAACCCAGCGGATCAAACTCGACATGATGCGgaagtagcacagttaaaattggatatgGCGCAGGCCAAGGAAGACTTAGCAGCGGAAGATGTCAGGATaaccgcagagcgggcggctttggatgctcaggctcaGCGGATTCAGGCATAGACTTTCCGGCTCACGCAGGATCAGAACGcatctaatgaggtcatgaggagaagatatcagaagactcagtctcggctccctccggtttatgatcctcaaaATCTCTTTCACacacctggtgcagggcccagtaacccgccgtggCTCTCCCCGCATACTGAGGCAGACGGGTTGCGACacccggggtcgggacgccggttcaaccacaggtgatggggcctccccgcgtgaatactgctccacctcagaatgtaccaacacctccgggtcactattctaacccgttggagaacatgatcgcggcggcagcgcggccggcggctctcccagttgatggCAACTCTCTGGCGGCGGTTGAAACCTGCcgagtcagagaacttcttcagacggccttgGCACGAcaggaggcgtactcctacagccgggacaggatccactcaacccctcgtccaagccgaagcCCAAGTTATAGTAGGCACATGGAATCAGCGGGTgtctcaagcaacgtccggcgtcGTAACCAGCCAGGCAGACATGACCCGACGCGCCATGGAGCCTTTAACTTCATAGATCAAGACAAAatccgtcaagaggctgagcgggcggttcaGCAGACGGCTGAGCAGGTGGCTCAGCTGATGGCTTACCATCCGTATCAGGTTCACCCAACGACTTCCATCGAGGCAGGTGTGGCTACCAGGACCGGAGGTGTTCCCTGTCTAGTACtggctctacgtaatgagcgcttgcccaaggattttaagggacctaggaaggtgccaaattacacggccgacttacagcccggggcatggattgaaagttacgagatggctatggagctattggaggtcagtgatgctgtgatgtccaagtactttaccatgatgttggatgggactccctacacttggttgaaaggcctgccacctaattcaattagttcatgggcggagctaaaggcccggttcatccagaattttaaggatacgtgcaagaagcccatgtcaatcgtggatttgacAAATTGCAGGCAGgaggagggcgagtctacaacccattgggtacaccgggttaaggccataatacattcatctgataagatggatgccggctctgcagtcttaatgttggagaaaattgccgttttttgcctctgaaacaaaagctggggcggctcaagcgcgattgtaatgatatgggtatACTGATGGCAGCTctggtcaagtatgctgattctgatagtaccaaggatcccgagtctgacgaagaaaaggcagggaagggaaagaagaacggcaatggcaagggccctcagcacaaCCCAGCAAATTAAGGAGGCAATAAACGTAAGGCTGGTGGTagtttggagtttgtggctaacactaatgcacagGGTCAAAACCAGcagcgtaaggggagaccaccaccccggtctggcgggtcaggccctacacttgagcagttgttgaacgaGCCTTGTCCAAAGCACGACACTCGGGAGAAGtcggctactcatctatggaaagactgtacgatcatgaaggccttcaagaattccaacatgttcgataGTAGTAATGGGCAGGGTGGCGACTCAGGTGGTGGCGGCTTTCATGGTccaggcggcggttcaaattccaactttCAAAATTCTCAAGGCAATCACGGTGGGTATAACCAGAAATCTGGACAGGGtggtcagcagcagcaacaacagcagcaaggggggtatcagagccatccaaagcagctgaatagcaggcagtatcatgtgttgaccactagtttgtgcaaacgagactaGAAGCTTCATAAGAAGGCTGTGAATGctattgagccggcagttcctcattatttgagatggtctgagcaacctattctgtggagtagggaagatcaccctc is a genomic window containing:
- the LOC123093866 gene encoding E3 ubiquitin-protein ligase SINA-like 10, whose amino-acid sequence is MAKFSFADADADEDPPPAAAGSDKRKRDGSPAPDDGAAGGGPPPKARRLEVAGGEREERAVAGCGREVGRVGAGGDGNAMGISMRIDPDLLDCSICFEPLCPPLYQCQNGHVACLSCWSMLSNKCHVCSHDAIFARNIALEKIVESIKSSCAYAKWGCCELVSYTQRNTHEESCFFAPLMCPIPGCGYRGFTGRWSGHFLVDHHSADFLHFVYGQSFEVNLEASLPFLVLLGEDDHLFLLLNKNMTPFGHAFSVVCLRTGDLNWKFSYEIEAASTRNPENCMQLKASVTNAKEWEGLHPTESFLLVPYDFCSSTNITLSVSVGRSASV